AGCATGATTTGACCCTGAAGCAATGAATATCAGACAGTTTATTCCCTAACAAGAGACCCAATGCCGAGCACGACCACCTGGAAACAGCTAACCATTCACACCAGTGAGTCCAGCCACTGGAAGCACCAACCCCTCTACCAAGAAATACTGGGGATGGCTCGTCAGCAAGAGTTGATGGGGGTAACGGTCATGCAGGCTATTGCAGGGTATGGCAAGCATGGTGTATTCCGCACTCTCAATGTGCTGGACGCAGCCTCTGAGTCCTCTGATTTACCGCTTGTCATTACTGTCATTGATCGAGAGGATATCATTTCTCATTTCTATACCTCGCTGCAGCCTTTGCTCAAAAATACATTTGTCACCTGTCAAACGATTGAAGTTTGGTAGATGTCGTCTACCGTTTTTACTGAATCAAGGAGTTCATTGTATGCGCCATTATCTAAACGTTCCTGTCTTTTTGAGCCTATGTCTGTTGGTGTTGCCTTTGACTGCCTGCAGCAGCAGCACTCCCCAAAGCACGTCCGCTGAAACCGAACATTCTGCCGATGATGGCCACGACCACTCAAAAGATGGAGAAGAACACTCTGCCGATGACGGACATGACCATAGTGAACATGAGCTGCATTCCAAGGGTGGTCAGGTGGTTGAATCAGACCCTTACCATATTGAGCTGGTCACGAAACCCAAAGACGATGGAACTCAGCTCAACTTATATCTTCTCCATGAAGCGGAAGAGCGAGTGATTACCGATGCCCAAGTGACAGCCAACGTTCAGCAACCAGACGGGGAGCAACAAACTGTCAAGTTGATTTACAAGCCTGCCGAAGAAGGCTACACGGGCTTACTGGCTGCGCAAGCCACAGGCCAATACGATTTAGTCGTGCAAACTGATATTGGCGGCGAAAAGATTAACAGCCGATTTAGTATCGAGAGATGAGGGAAGATATTGGAAATTGACAACCCCACGTAAAGTTAATTAACTAATTTGTATCGCAGGCATCAATTTCATTTGTGTTTTATTTTCATGACATAGGCTGATCACTATCAGTTCATACAGTTGTAAAAAGTCATGAAAACCAGTAGAGCCTTCATGGGTATTCTGTTGACAATATTGATGTCAGGGATGCTTTTGCCAAGCCGAGCCTCAGCTAAATCTATTGTTGTCTGTGGACCTAATGGGGCTGCTCGAATTGTTGATCAGGTGCCGGTTGGTTGCCACATCTTGAAGGCAAATACACCACCGAAGAGCAGCTCTAACTCTAGCTCATAATATTCTGGCGGTGTGCTGACAGTCCTCAAAAGTCGATTGTCGGCACATCGCCAATAAATTGAGTTAATACCCTCTGAATAGTCTATCTTTTACATTTTTTCAGGATGGACTTTTAGAAGTGACGGTGCGACTGTTGCTAGAAATTTTAGCAGTAAGCAGTTTATATTTTTGTTTTTCAATATTACCGAAATTCATCATAAATCGACTTACCAAGGTTCACAGAGAGAGAAAAATGTTTAAATTATCAACAATAGTACTTGCTGGGGGATTATTCCTAGCTTCAGTACCGACCTGGGCTGCGACGATTCAAGATGCTCCAGTCCCCTATCTAACCTCTAGTCGCTCGGTTCCACGGAATGCCCTTGCTCCCTTTGCAAAATATCAGTTTGGGCTAAATGTTTCGGGGTATCCCGTCTCCCAGCTCTCAATTGGCCTCCCAGAGCGAATGACGGTTGGCAGGATCTCTGTTCGAGGTGCAGACGGACAGGTGATTGAGGCATCAACGATGGTCGAAGATCGAACTGCCGTGATTAAGTTTGCTCAGCCTGTCTCACCCGGTACCGCACTCAGAGTTGAGCTATCCTCTGTTCGCACCCTGTCAATGTTGGGTCGGGTATGGCTGATGCCCGTCACTGTTCGTGGGACTGAATCAGCTAAGGACTTGTCGGTTGGGATGGCCCGCATCCACACTTACAACAATTGACGTGGCTGTTTTCTGATGGACCAGCAAGAGAACAGACAATGGATCTGGTGCTAGGGAGGGTTCTATTGGAATGCGGATTCTTCTCGTTGAGGATGAGGTCGATCTGGCGGCGGCGATTAAGCGTAGCCTGTCGCGAGAGAAGTATGTGGTTGACTGGGCACAGGATGGAACCCAAGCTTGGGACTATCTTGAGAACCCGCATGTCAACTATTCTCTAGCAATTTTTGACTGGCTGCTGCCGGGGTTATCGGGGATAGAACTCTGTCAGCGACTTAGGCAGTCAAAATCCTGCTTGCCTGTGCTAATGCTGACGGCCAAGGAGCGCATGGAAGATAAGGTGGCTGGCCTGGATGCGGGAGCGGATGATTACCTCGTCAAACCCTTTGAAATGGGGGAACTCAAGGCGAGATTGCGGGCGCTGCAGCGGCGATCGCCTCAGCTTCAGGCACAGCAGTTACAGGTAGGGCAGCTCCTCCTAGACTATGGCACCGCAACCGTCTCTGTGCAGGGTGAAGCGGTGACTGCCTCGGTCATACCGCTGACGGCAAAAGAGTTCCAGTTGCTAGAGTACTTTATGAAGCATCCCAATCAGATTATCCCTCGGGAGCAGTTAATGAACCAGGTCTGGGAAATCGAGGCAGATCCAACCAGTAATGTTGTTCCAGCGCAGATGCGTCTCCTGCGACGGAAGCTAGCAGACTATGGTTTAGGGGACTCACTCGACACCATCTATGGTCTGGGATATCGTCTCAACCCTTCCCATGCCTCAACGTAATCCCTTCAATCGCACCCGCTGGCGCTTGACTGGCTACTATGCAGGGGTCATGGGCATTATTCTGGCCCTCTGTGGAGTTGGCTACTATCAAATCACTGAGCAGATGCGGCTACAGGCACTGACGCAAAAAATTGAATCATCATCAGGAATATTGCACGACAGTCTAGGCTCAGTATTGCTCCAACCCGGACGCCTGAATGCATCTGTAGAAGGGTTACTCCCTGGTCTGTGCAAACCAACGGTCACCTGCCCAGAACCAGACCGTTTTGCCAGAAGACACGTCCTGGGACTGGTCAAACAGGATGTCTACTATGCCCAATTGAAAAATTTGTCGGGTCAGACTGTGGCCACGTTGGGGCCATCAGCGAACTATATCCCAGACAAAACAGTTCTTGACGGTTGGCAGATCTTCACAAATAGCAGTGGAGAGCGTTTTATGCAGTATTCGTTGCTGCTGGAGACGGTCGATCATAAGAACTGGGGCTATCTGCAGGTGGGCCGATCGCTCAGTGAGCTGGATCAAGAATTAGCCGAGGCCCAGCGGTTTCTACTGTGGGGGTGGCCTCTTGTGATGCTAGTTGTCTGCGGGGCTGGGTGGTGGTTAGCCGGACTATCCCTACGGCCTGTACAGAATGCATACCAAGATATGCAACGATTTACCGCCAATGCAGCCCATGAGTTACGCACTCCACTATCGGCAGCCAAAGCAACGGTTGACTCTGTCCTAGAGCTGGACAATATCTCAGAGGGGGAAGCTCGAAAAACGCTAGGGACGATCAATCGGCAGGTCAATCGACTGACTCAATTGGTCCAGGATTTGCTGCTGCTGACGCTGATTGATACTCAACACAACCGCAAGGGCAATCGCAAAGCTTGTCAGCTAGGGTTGATCATTAACGATGTGATGGATGAATTTCTTGCCCTAGCCCATAATGCTGGTTTATCCCTGGTTGCGGAATTGGACACGACTCACCCTCTATTTGTACAGGGGGATGAAGAACAGCTTTACCAGATGATTGCCAATCTGGTGATCAATGCGATTCACTACACGCCTCGGGGTGGCGATGTGGTGATTCGACTCGACCGAGATAAAAAATATGCCTTCGTCGAGGTTCGAGATACGGGAATTGGCATCCCAGCCGAACAACAGGCTCAGGTGTTTACCCGTTTCTATCGAGTGAATCGCGATCGCAACCGCAAAACTGGCGGTTCAGGATTGGGCTTGGCGATTGCCCAGGCGATAGCGCTTAAACATAGAGGCAAGATCTCGGTCCAGAGCCATCCTAATCGAGGCAGCACCTTTTGTATTTATCTGCCAGTTTTACTTTCGTAGAGTACTGTGGATAAGCTTGCAGCAATATCTCAGCATTTCAGAATGCCTAGATTGAGCTACCTAATGGGCGAACGGGATGAATATCGCAATCAGCCAGTCGTATCCCATGCAAAAAGGTGGGTACCAAACAGATCTCACTGTTGCCCCAACTTGCCAGGAATGGTGAAGGTAGTCCCACAAGCCATGTAGAAAATAGCCAAGGGCTAAGATCAGGGGCGAGTACCACCGACCGAGCAGAGCCAGTGCAATAAACACCAGAGTCACCAGTGTTTCGAGTACTACTATCTCTCGTTTGTTCTCTGAGATAGCGGTTCCAAAATAGACTGCGCTCACCGCCACGAGAATCAATGCCAAACTTTCGAGAGTGTAATCACTGGGTAGGACACTCAAGACGGCACAGCTTAGGCCACCCAGAACAGTACCAAGTATAAAGGTCCACCAGTGTGTCGTTTTTAGGTCAAGCTGTTTCATTATGGAGTTGAATAACGGCGGGCGGGAATGCCTCTGGAAATTGTGCTGATTCTGGCTTACCTTCAACTGCTGTAAAGATCAAAAAAGCCCCCATCCCAGCCATAATCGCATTCTCAGCAAAGCTCACGATACCCAGCGGAGTCTTAGTGTTGCCGCCCACGCAGGCACAATTTAGCGCAAGTTTGTCGATATAGACTGCTTTGAATACAGAAATGCCGCCGCTGGTACCAATCAATAGCGAACTAATTCCAGTGACGAGTGGCACCCATCCAGATAAGAAACCGAGACCGATTAGTAATTCAGCAAATGGGTAAATCTTGGCATAGGGCTTAAATCGTTTCGTGATTAGGTCGTACTTCTTGAAACTTTCAGAAAAAGCATTCATGTCCATCAGCTTCAGCGATGCCAGCATTGAGAGTGAGACGCCCATCAGACCTGTCATGCCTAAAGAAGCCGCCAGAGAGATGAGTCCAGCAGTGGAAAAAACGGCAATCACGGGCGCGTAAGAATAGTCTGCAGACTCTGCTTCAACGTCGAACCGCTCAGCTAGATCGGTGTAGCCGCCGATTCGGTCTTCACCGAAGAAAATTTGGGGTGTCGTGGCAACCTGATGCTTCGTTTTAAAGGCTTCGACTTCATCCTGAGATCGCAACTTATGGTCTTCAAAATCAATTCCCTGCTCATCCAATAGGTTGATGGCCTTGAGTCCCCACGGACATTCATGCTCGGGCATCGACATCCGATAAACCTTGACGGGTTCTCTCGTAATGGTTGTGTTGGACATTATTCTTCCTCGATTAAGTGTTTGCGTTCCTATACTTGGGTTTGTGCCACCAGCCTAAACCCTACAGTTCACTAGAGAGTCAATGCTGTGGCTGAATTGCAATTTGCATGACGCTAAGCTAACTTTGCTCGACGCAACATCACGGCATTAATTGAAACGATGACGGTGGATAGGCTCATCAGCAGTGCGCCTACTGCAGGCGAAAGCAAAAAGCCCCATCGATAAAGCACCCCAGCCGCTAAAGGAATAGCGAGGATGTTATAGCTCGTCGCCCAAAACAGATTCTGAATCATCTTGCTGTAGGTTTTCTTCGCTAGATTTAGCGCTTTAACTGCATCCAGCGGGTCGTCTTCAATCAGCACCAGATCTGCCGACTCAATCGCTACATTTGTCCCGGCCCCAATTGCCAGCCCCATATTGGCCTCTAGCAGCGCTGCCGCATCGTTGACGCCATCGCCGACAAAGGCCGTTGGGCCTTCCTGCTTCAGTTCTCGAATCCGGTTCACCTTATCTTCGGGCAGAACACGAGCGTAGTAGCGATCAATGCCAATCTCCTCAGCAACGGTGCGGGCAACAGCTTCAGCATCGCCGGTAATCATGACCGTCTGAATGTCCATTTGCTTGAGTTGATGGACGGTTTCTTTAGCCCGTTGGCGGACTTGATCCGCCATTGAAATCACGGCCACGGCCTGCTGTTCGTCCATCAAGACTACAGCGCTTTCCCCGCGCTCATCCGCTCGATCCAGTCCTCTTTGCAGTGAGGATGGTAGCTTCACCTGCTGTTCTTTCACCCACTCGGGACGGCCAATACGATAGGTTTTACCGTTGACCCTGCCTTGTACACCTCGACCCGTGATGGTCTCGAAATCTTTCATGGCTGGGATATCAAGACTTTTCTGTTCTGCTGCTTCAACAATCGCCTGAGCTAGGGGATGCTCTGAGGAAGTTTCTAGAGCAGTTGCGATCGCCAACGCCTTCAGTTCATCCAGACCCTCGGCATAGACGTTCTGAACCCCGAAGTGTCCTTCCGTCAGGGTGCCCGTTTTATCAAAGGCCATTGTTTTGATATCTTTGGCCCGTTCTAAAGAATCACGGTTTCTCACTAAGATCCCGTTTTTTGCGGCCAATGCAGTCGAGTTAGCAATCACCAGGGGAATAGCCAGTCCTAGAGCATGAGGGCAGGTAATCACCAGAACGGTGACAGCTCGATTGAGGGAGAACACCAGATCGCTAACGCTGAGCCAAATGATGAAGGTGAGGGTGCCGGATGCGATCGCAACCAACGTCAGCCAGTAAGCTGCTCGGTCTGCCAACGCCTGATAGCGACTGCGAGACGATTGGGCTTCATCAACCAAGCGCATCATCTGATTAATCGTTGTCTCGTCACCAATCCGAGTCACCCGGACCTGAACGGACCCCTCTTGATTGACCGACCCAGCCACAACTTCATCGCCTTCTTGCTTAGAGACTGGCCGCGACTCTCCGGTCAGAAATGACTCATCGACTGCCGTCGTGCCTTCAATCACTTCCCCATCATTGGGAATTTGCTCCCCAGGACGAATCAGGATCACGTCTTTAGCCTGAATTTGGCTTACCGGGATATCTTCCACCCGATCATTTCGGAGACGGTGGGCCTCAGAAGGTACCAACTCCGCTAAATTTTCCAGCGCTTTGCTGGCCCCCTGCACGGATGCCATCTCAACCCAGTGTCCTAGCAGCATAATGTCTACTAGGGTTGCCAGTTCCCAATAGAAGGGCTTGCCCTGCAGCCCCAGTGAAACCGCGAGACTGTAAACAAACGCCACCGTGATCGCCAGCGCGATCAGCGTCATCATTCCAATCTGACTATTAATTTCAGACCAGGCACCTTTGAGGAAGACCCAGCCACCATAGAAGTAGATGGCAATTCCGAAGACAGGGTTAATCCAGTTAGAGCCAGCGAAGGTAACGGCCTGATAGCCGAACCAGCTTTGGAGCTGCATTGAGAAGTAGAGAATGGGCAGCGTCAAAATCAGACAGATGAAGAAACGACGCTTGAAAATATCAGGGTTGTGACCTGCATGTTTATCGTGACCGCCATGCCCCTTATGGTCATGATGGTGAGCCTGCTCTGATCCTTCTGTAGGGTGATGTGCCTGACTGGAGTGAGCCATGATATTGCTCCTTTGCGGCAGATTTTTTAGAAAACCGAGGTCGCTGCTCTGACTGATGTGAAATACAGTGACCTGAAACGAATCTAAATGCTCTAGTTAACTAGAGAGTCAATGATATTTACTCGGAGCTTGAGGAAAAGTCTGGTAGCGGTCTCGCCTCTACCTCGGTGGGCGTGTCCACCTTTCCCTTATCTCTGATGTCAGCAATCAGCCACTCCATCTCATTGATTTCTCTACGCTGCGCTTCGATAATTTCATCGGCCAATTCACGAACGCGAACATCCTTAATCTGGGCGCGTTCACTTGTCAAAATTGCAATGGAATGGTGAGGAATCATGCCTTCCATGTAGTCCACATCGCTGACCGTAACCTGGCTACGCACCAGCCATAATGCGGCTCCAAACAGTAGAATAGCGAGCGAGAAGATGGCGATGTTCATTTTTCTGCTCTTGTACATGTTCAGCATAAATCCCAGCATGATCACCATCATTGCAGCACCCATGATCAGGGCCATAAAGACCCGTGTTTCGCTGAACCACGCATGATCGAGAATTTGATAGGAATGCAGATACATTAAGAAGAACATCGTCACGATGGAGGTGCCAATCATGGCAAAGAACTTGATGTAGCTACCCTGCATTTCATTGTGATGCCTGGTATCTGTATGGCTTCCAATTGTGCTGTCTCTGATAGTCATTAGATTTTTTAGGTAGAAGTAATCGGATGAAAGATGAAATTTTATAAACCGAACAGTTTCGTATAACAGCTACCTGTCAAGTGATTTCACTGCATCGTCTACTGAGTTAGGTGGGAACGATGGCTTAGCAGCAGCTTACTTTGCAACGCTAGCGATTTGGCGATAGGCGTCAGCCGATGTACGACAGGCTTGAGCACACTTTTTGCAGTGTTCCATCTCGTACTGTTCACACTCTTGGGCGCAGGCTTCGCAAATGTCAGCACAGGCTCTGGAAAGATGAGAGACAAAGTAGGAGCCTCGAACCATAAAAGTCGCTGCCGTGCGGCAGATTTCAGCGCAGTCTAAGCAAGTGCGGGCACACTTGATCATTTCTGGCTCTCCGATGCAGGCTTCAGCGCAGTGTTCGCATTCCACCATGCACTTCATCGATTTATCGAAGCTGGATTGGTATTCTTCGTGATTTAACAGCATGTTTTCTCCCTGGATAGACTTTTGAAGCGAAATTCGTCGTCATTCGCACCTTAAGTTTTCTTTCTCAGGGGCGCGTCCACCAGAAGTTGGAAAGGTGAAATCCATCAAAATCTATCGAATTAAATAGGGTGATCTCATCCTGATTTCATATTTGTATGCTTCTTAGTCTATAAGTTTCAGCTACAGTGTTTCTGAGCTGATCGGAGATATAAATGTTCCACAATAGGCAGCAAGAATAGAACTTCATTTCCATCTCATAATCTTCTGTATTAATGATGGAGGTAAGCTCTCTAGATTTATTCTTTGAATGAATGGAAGCATGTCTATGGAAGAGATATTTTTTCTAATACTTAATAAATCGAAGGGCCAAATGATATTTTTGTCAGTTGATTTAACACAAATCAAGAAAATATTGGGGAGATTTTTATGTCTAGACATCCTCCCTTGAGATGGCGGTGGCGGTCTCCGGCTGGAATCGCGCTGCTAGTCTGTCTGGGAATAGTTGCCTTTTTGCTAGTGGCGAAAGCTCCTGTTCTGCCTTGGCTTTTCCTGCTTATTTGCCCACTGATGCACTTGTTCATGCATGGCGACCATGCTGGAAAAGGTAAACACAGCCAAGATCACTGAGGAAGAGGTTCAAAATAAAGAGAACTCATTCTTCTGTCTTGACCCTATAGTCTACTGTAGAGTCTAAGGTTGAATCAGTTGTTTTGAGAGGGGCGTTCAATGGCTGTCGCAACACGCTTAAGGATCGGTGAGGTTTCTAAGCGAACTAGCATTGCTGTCGGGGCTTTACGCTATTACGAAAGTCTGGGTCTACTCCAGTCAGAGCGGGGGGACAATGGCTATCGCTATTATCCTGAAGAAGCTGTGCAGCAGGTGCAGTTCATCAAAAAGGCACAGGCTTTGGGCTTCTCCCTAGAGGATATCCATGAGGTGCTGAATGTTCATCGGCAGGGAGACGTGCCCTGTGAGTTTGTCCAATCGCTTCTGCAGGAAAAGATTGAGCAGCTTGAAGCTCAAATTCAGAAGATGACGGCCTTCAAAGTAGAGCTGGAGGACTATCAAGATCGTTGGGCCACCCGTCAGCCCCGCCCCCAACCGGGCGATATCTGCCCCCTCATCTCAACAGTTACGTTGTAACCCTCATGCGAGTCCTACTGGTCGAAGATGAGCCGGACTTAGGCGCTGCCATTGCGCGAACCCTTGCCCAAGAAGCCTATATCGTAGACTGGGCCAAAGATGGTTTAGAGGCTTGGGGTTATCTAGACAGCCAGTGGACGCAATATACCCTGGCGATTTTTGATTGGCTATTGCCAGAGATATCTGGCGTTGAGCTATGTCAACGCCTCCGTGCCCAGAACAGCTCCCTACCTGTATTGATGCTCACTGCAAAGGATCGCCCAGAAGATACAGCAGAGGGGCTAGATGCTGGAGCGGATGACTATCTCGTTAAACCCTTCCGTAAAATTGAACTACTGGCACGACTGCGGGCGCTGCAGCGGAGATCGCCCCATTTCCAACCCCAGCAGCTCCAAGTGGGTCAACTGACTTTAGACTACGGTACTCATCACGTTTCTATTGCCATTTCAGAAGGGCAAGCCCCCCAGAACATCCTGTTAACCCATAAAGAATTCCAGCTCTTAGAATATTTCATGCAGCATCCGACCCAGATTGTCAGCCGGGACCAGATCCTTAACCAGCTCTGGGGTTCTGAAGCCGATACCATTAGCAATGTGGTGGCTGCGCTCATGCGCCAACTGCGGCGGAAGCTCTCTGAACATGGCTGCGACAATGCGATTGAGACCCTCTACGGTATTGGCTATCGGCTCAACCTAGACCATGAATGAGATAAAGCTCTTTCGCCAGACGCGCTGGCGCTTGGCAAGCTGGTATGCCGGAGTGATGGGGATTATTCTTGTCCTGAGCGGTTTTGGGGTCTACGAAGCCATTGACCATGCTCACCGCACAGCGGCAGACCGAGAATTGCAGGCGTTCGCAGGCCGACTGCACGACAATCTAGAACCCACGCTACAGCAGCAAGGAGAAATCCCAGCTAGCGCTCAGCGCTTCCTCCCTGATGCCTGCATTCGTACCAGTCAATGTTTAGACGCTACTGCCAGTCACTCACCCGGAGACATGTTCCAGGGCAACTATTTTATTCGGCTTCTGAGTCCCACAGGAGACCTTATTGTGCTGGCCGGACTGAAGCCACAGGGGTTAGCGATCACCTCACCCACTGCTGAGTGGCAGTATCTGACAGATGAGCGCAGCATTCGCTACCGCCAAATTACAGTTCCTTTGCAGAATCTTGACACACCGCTTTGGGGGTACCTACAGGTGGGCAGCTCTCTTGAGGATTCTGATCGATACCTCACATCGGTGAGATTTGCGCTCTTTGCTGGCTTTCCTCTAGCGCTAGCTTTTGTTGGAATCGCAGGCTGGTGGCTAGCGGGACGAGCTATGCAGCCCATTCGTCAGTCCTACCAGCAGATGCAGCAGTTCACTGCCGATGCAGCCCACGAGTTGCGAACCCCTATTGCTGCAGCCCAGGCAACGGTGGAATCGGTGCTAGATACGCCACATTTATCGGAGACCGATGCCCGCGAAACCTTACAGGTTCTAGATCGACAGCATCAGCGACTGTCTCAACTGATTCAGGATTTGCTGTTGCTAACGCGCTTAGACCGTCAAGTGCAGACCCAGCAGAATGATTCATGCTGCCTTCAAGATGTGGTGAATGACATCGCGGAAGAGTTGGCAGCTCTAGCTTTGAACAACAAGGTCAAGCTTCTGACCGACATTCAGGTCGAGCAGCCACTGTGGGTCAACGGGGATGAGGCGCAGCTCTACCGACTCGTGTTTAATTTAGTCATTAATGCACTGCAGCATACGCCTGAAGGCGGGGCAGTTACGCTTTTGCTGAATGAGCCAGACCAGCAGGCGGTAATCCAGGTGCAGGATACGGGGGTGGGAATTGCACCTGAATACCAAGCGAAGATCTTTGACCGCTTTTATCGGGTGAATAGCGATCGCAACCGACAAACAGGTGGCTCGGGGTTGGGGTTAGCCATTGCTGATGCGATTGCTCAAGCTCATAAAGGCAAGATTCAGGTCCAAAGCCAACTGGGCCAAGGGAGTATCTTTAGGATTTATCTTCCGTCTGCAGAAACTCCCTAGAATTGGCATTAATACTTAAAGCTAAAGGTGGCGAATATCTCCAATTTGGATATTTGTTAAAAACTAAAACTGATTACTTTTCTCATTCTGATTTCATCTTTGAAATCTAAAGTAGAGGTAGTTCATTATGCAGCATTAAAGTCATGAGATAAATTGAGGTTTTTATTGGTGCAGCCTTAATTGCTGTAGGGCACCTCGAAAAATAGATTTCCTTAAGGATCTTGCAGTCTGAAACCCTTATGACATCATTGAAAATTCTCAATTGGCGAGATTTTATTCTCAGTAAGGTCAATTATTCGAGGTGCCCTGTATCTCTCTTCAGTATGGGGTTAATCAATCGTGTCTCTGCAAAAACACTGGTTGTTTGTGGTCCGAATGGGGCAGCA
This is a stretch of genomic DNA from Acaryochloris thomasi RCC1774. It encodes these proteins:
- the rppB gene encoding two-component system sensor histidine kinase RppB, which translates into the protein MNEIKLFRQTRWRLASWYAGVMGIILVLSGFGVYEAIDHAHRTAADRELQAFAGRLHDNLEPTLQQQGEIPASAQRFLPDACIRTSQCLDATASHSPGDMFQGNYFIRLLSPTGDLIVLAGLKPQGLAITSPTAEWQYLTDERSIRYRQITVPLQNLDTPLWGYLQVGSSLEDSDRYLTSVRFALFAGFPLALAFVGIAGWWLAGRAMQPIRQSYQQMQQFTADAAHELRTPIAAAQATVESVLDTPHLSETDARETLQVLDRQHQRLSQLIQDLLLLTRLDRQVQTQQNDSCCLQDVVNDIAEELAALALNNKVKLLTDIQVEQPLWVNGDEAQLYRLVFNLVINALQHTPEGGAVTLLLNEPDQQAVIQVQDTGVGIAPEYQAKIFDRFYRVNSDRNRQTGGSGLGLAIADAIAQAHKGKIQVQSQLGQGSIFRIYLPSAETP